A stretch of DNA from Amphiprion ocellaris isolate individual 3 ecotype Okinawa chromosome 18, ASM2253959v1, whole genome shotgun sequence:
agtttgttactgagcatctgaaccttaaatccagtgagacgaccatcttcagtccaggccagtcagagaacttcaagaccttccatcagctggaccagatgtggcatcatctccctctgaacatctggatgacaggagaaaagacagaaatcaaacacagatcacagaaatacaatttattcactttcatcattttataaaagtagcatgaactttattaaaacttgacaacatcagtaatgaaagcaaatgtttttatcttgtgttgaagctaaatttaaagtcaattttaatgacagtttatcctgagaggagtgagaatggagcttttctttcctttttagaatatttcctcaaaatattctgtttattattggctttagaagcatttttctttacttatttatttttagatacctcaccctgatgcactttgctggtttgcagataatttcatgtacaatgaaattaaagatcttctattataacatattttgctgaaacaagaactgaaaccttctcaaccatctctcagtctgcaaaattccaactgtgacaaagaattatctgatgtagttattattctAATCTTTagtgaaccagccctggaattaataaaaatctgtatatggatatgattttctctgatgggaccactatggaagccgtagtaattattaactatccttgaagggaaagattgggtcttcattcaggtggataaaaaaatgctcttcctttaaaaaaaacaaaaacctgcatccaataaagtaaatctcttctgcactgcacacatactacacttttgtataactctggatgtcagagtaaaggcagacagatccactaatcagccacaacattctgaccactgacagctgaagagaacaacatccatcatcttgttctaatgcaacgttctgctgggaaaccttgacattcatgtggatgtttgacatgtaccaccacctaaacactgcaggacaaacaaccccctagtctccatggcaacagcagtccctGATGCCAGCTGTCACCCTCAGCAGAACAAattaaactgctcaggagtggtccgaggaacacgacagagctaagctgttcacctgggttccacactccccacatccacatctgatggagcatctgtgggatggtccaggatcagcctggtctaggtaggacccaccctgcaacccacaggatccacagaatccacaggatccccagaggttctgatgaactactgggtcagaggagttttagcagcataaagggaccaacacagtattagtgaggtggtcagaatgttctactgttatattgtcatgctgattatatgatcagtaaatgttaccatcaattataacgtccacattgatcaggaaaaaaacaacaactatcagttcattcagaaactgtggggttaaacctaaaaacacagacctcaacagcagtttgtttcaaagcagaacaccagccggttttcactaaagaagctttcagagcaacaattaaatgacagttttgttctcattaagttcagagtcagaatcagccaaaacaatgtttacacacatcaggaaaagaaaaacttttataaatatttcatttgtataagtacttctatacatatagattcctctttctaagtttgatcaaatcacgttaactctgtgtcctgttgtacgatgttttcccaacagatggcgctaccctcatgaatggagcatcaacaagtgacgtctacaacacaacagaaatgtctggaagccagtggccaccactttgagcacctcttgtaattgtagaggccaaagataacttttattaatctcctgatgtctgaataaatttggtattgaaatatttatgctagtttttcttttcctgatgtgtgtaaacattattttggctgactctgtatgatgggtttctgacaggtcaccaggcaacatctttttataataatgacaaacatacctgcattctacaggagtgattttcctcatgtgcaggtaaagatgtgtgaggagcttagagatgacaggagcaggagtcatcctcactaattcagcttccacctagaaacagaaagaccacaaacaaacacactgatatactctcaaacattcaacctcacagcctcaaaatatctgtttaggaagtgttgtgtttctaaattctgctgaaagcattggcagacattctcttacaaggttgtatAAAAAGCAGcttgtcctctgagctactgagaaatcttcctgaacaaagtttctacgtgtaaatcagcctcagtcagagataacaggtatcacaaattaccaacaactttctttgttaactctgactttctgcttcaacctcacataaaaaggggagtttaactcatcaggtgactgaaaatgaacggcttgtgcagttctagatccaaaagtaggatgtttcaactcatgttttactacaaatacatgcaataataaatacatacaatggctagttgttagtttattcactattaatgtcactttatatactggattgaacttgagcagtggaagagagaaggaatttaatgaaattatgcagattcagagaggtaatgttacgttaagcgcggtttaattcaaagcagctgaatgttaaacttcagtgcagctcaacgggtttcagttaaccttaaagtaaaataacttttttaaaagctaaaatacacagcagagaaatagaggttgagaagttcattttaataatgacggacagctgtggcagcaactaacaggtgttcagcccacctgtgttaattagcccacTAGCTAACTTAGCTGTTTAGCTAGCTAACGGTCCGGACCAACTGttcaaacaggacaaaacacaactcttcacaagtcgctgacttaacttacaacaaaacaacgccaCTGGTTAGGAGTATTTAtgttcttaccgtgttttactccaaaaacaaggtcaacagcagccagagatgctaccagacatTCCAATCATAGATATATATAGCAGACTAGAtgcgctagcgcgctgtcttctagatacatctatggtctgaccaatcactgctctctggctctcagtcagtctgaccaatcactgctctctggctccgccctctaagaatcttgttgtcgtttggctccacacctgatgaccacttccgggctcagaaaaagaaaaaaacgaaccttttttcttttctgtctcttactgattttattttttgttattctaaatataaaatgaaaatcaaagcatttttaaaattgtgtatATCCCtgtttgatcatgaaaaggaaaaatgccttgtatttcaattttaatttttgtattctaaaacgaaaatcaaataaccactcctttttttttcaatacacgtttcagaacggaaaatccaattgccacaATATACACAGacccaaaatatacacggaccatTTACATATGTTTTATACAAGAATATAGCATTACTGCAATAAATCTATGACATTAAATTACAAGAAAACAGATCAAAGTTGGCTGTATTGTAACTATTtcagacacagaaaacagaatgaagTCCTTGAATTTCCATGCAACTGCTGATTTGTCAGACATGTTTTGAACTGAGTAGCATTTCATAACAACTTTTATTGTATCAAATGCATTGTTCaatgcacagaaaaaataatgtaatttcatGTCGAAGAGATACAAACCAAAACTGATTTCTGCACTAAtgaatttactgtattttgccTTCATATCAGAGTTGATTGAAATGCTGAAATGATACAAGCATTGCTCATAATTTGACATGTCCCATTGCAGTAAGTTTCTTCAGAAAGTCTGGATGAGCAGTTTATGGGTGTCACTGAAAACTGACTCCATCACACTAAAACATCATGATATCCTTGGGCGCATCCTCCGTGGGCCGCTGCTGTTCACGCTTATGTGTGTAGGCCGCACTTTGGTAGGCGTAGATGCAGCCGATGGCACCGAGAGACAGCACGATGTAAGGGATGAGCAGGTAGAGTCCAACATCTGCCACTGTCCTCTTATTTCTCAAGTCTAACGGGATACTTTGGGAGAAGTTCTCCACCAGCGTTTCCGCCATGGTGGTCAAGATCATGTTCAATGCGAATATGATGACGGCCACCAGGCCCCcgcaagctgcaaaaaaaaaaggggtacaaacataaaaaatatccCCCAACAATTATGTAAATGTCCCAGTAATTTCCCTTCTGTTGCTCCCAGATGCTTCTAACATTTGTATCACCTACCGCTGAGTGAGCTGAAGGCGTAGACTCCACTGGGTCCCATGTAGGTCTCATAAGGGTTGCTGACACTGTTGTACAGGGAGATAAGGATGCTAccgacagaaaacagcagacaCAGGGCCAACAGGCACACAACCAGACCTTGCAGGACCGCTGGGACAGTGTCAGTGGTTTTCATCAGTACAGtaatcactgcaaacacacacatgcaactgCACATTTATATCATTTAGAACATCTGAAATCCATTATACAGTGTTAGAGGCTGGTAAAACTGTGAGCTTTCTATGAAGGATACTTATTATCCAGTTAAGTGTATGCTCACATGCTGTACTGGTATTTGTACCATACATATATCTTCTTTTAAAGGATCAGCTCACCCAAAAACAACTTTTTCCTTATTTACTTATAGCCACATTtagccacacacacatatttagtTACCTTTCTTGAATTTTCTTTGGAAATAAAATTGTAGTTGTAGTTAAAATGAGCAAATAGataattattttattgcaaaaaaaaattaaatctacttccattgtttttttgttttaatgcaaaaacataGCATTGGTttaatacatacatatattttttttaaatgattaagaATATAATTCATGTTATTGGGGTAATCCTTGGATTGTgggagatttttaaaatttatttttgcatgtgttttgaaataaaattttatgcAACCCTATCCCATGATACAGGATGCAATTCTTTCAAAtcatgacataaaaacattatgttTAACCTTGAAATTGTATCTtgcactgtaaaagaaaagaaaagagacaaaaaattaggaaaaaaaagcagaagcagaaaaatactactacaaattttaaaaaataaaaaaattgtgaatagatataataataataataataataataataataataataataataataataataataataataataataataataataataataacaatatataaaatcatacaaaataattatatatttagttgaattaaagacagtaaaactgtataattgtacagtcacacattgtaaaagaaggaaatactattttctgatgatttttttatgtcAGCCTATAAAATTAATGCTTttgtttatgtgattttaccagatatccgtgatttaacaaaacagagaaaatatataaaagttgTACCACTTTtccaatccttaatatacatagtTATTCTGTCAAATAACgacaatatctttaaaaaaaaaaaaaaaagtaatttttttgttaatttgaatAGTGTCATTTTACTGTTGCACATTATGAAAGAATCAATTAGTTTTCTTTGGAACTGACCTTAGAAGTAGATTAGCGTCAAGGAACCCCTCAGAATAGTTCTTTCAATAATCTTTTTGCAGAcctaatttatatttttagctcTCTGTTttgaagatttcatctgtcggaaatgattcaacgactgagcagccttggtggtgtagtgcgctctctgactgcttttctaattttttatttatcagtaATGAAAAATCTTGCAACTTGTTTTTATATTCGAATGAAATAAAGCAGTATAATACTGGAAGTCTTAAACATTAATCATAAAACTGATTACATAACATACAGGTTGAATTTTACAAGGtacacaaatacaataaaactaagCTTAAATCAATAAACCAAAGTGCAAGTTTAGGCCTCCACCTAACcctagtaaaaacaaaaacttccaGGAACCCATTTTAGTTGAAAAAGGTTCTTCAGTGAGCTCTTGTCTGAACTGAGCTGTTAAATGTTCTGTCAGAAATGTACCAAACAAGCAGGGTTCCTTGAACATACTAATTCTAACAGAGTACATTTGACATTTGTAACATCCACAGTAACAGGGCACTGCTTCAGGAAAGACATGCTGCTGTtcagtgattttaaattttctgtgttgtttgaaGTCCAGAAATAACCTACACTATCTCCTGTCTCAAAACCAGTGaagtgcttttgtttttttcctatttCTATATAGATGAACCGGCCGTGGGAAAATTACCTTCGAAGGAATCTACATTTCCAAAGACAGGACAAGAGGTTCTAGTTAGTATCCCGTTAAAAAGTCCCAACGTGATGTCAGCACTTCCATTGTAAAGGTCGCTTCCACCTCTTGCACAGTCCATTTTAATTACAGCCCATTGCGCTGACATGCCGTATCCCAACAGCCCCACGGCAATGGCTGTAACCAGCGCGCTGGAGATGAAATGCAGGGTCTTCTTAGTGGACGGCATTATCGCTGTATTCCAGCTGTTCAATCTAAATCCCTGCTTCTCTTCTCTAAAGCTCGGATGAAGCCTCAGACACAGATGAAGACTCGATGCTCCTCTGAAGATTCTGTGTATGAGTTACCTTCCTGGGTGGGGTGAAATGTGGACTGCTGGTCGTAAAATCTCATGTTTATGACTGTGACCTTTGATTTGAAAGGAAAAGAGTGAGCTGGTTGTCATAGCAGGGACACCAGTTTcaccaacatttttaacatggtTGTTGTGCcatgtttggtctgtaaaaacCAAATCCTATTGGTTGTCTGGATTGTTGTCTCTTAAAGGCTGGCATTAACTGAATTAGCTGAGCTCAACTCACCAAACATTTAGACAAGTAAAAGACCCATTTGGAAGGAAACTTTTAGGAATTCTACTTATTGTTCTTTATTGTCTGCACACACATTCTGATGCACTTTGAAGGCCGCAGTCTTGGATTCAAAGTCCTGTTCTTAATATACTGTAGTGCCATAAACTTGTTATTGCAGGTGGGATAATCATCCAATCACACCTACGTGACAACAGCAAAAAGTCCTGACAGGTTGATATCATTTCCAAGAAGATATGAGGATATATTTGGTTCCTGATTACACAGCGATTCCATGATGCTATAAAACCTCAGCAGCACGTGGTTCCTGGTAATGACAGAAGAAGCTACAATGACCAGGGCATGTATTTTTCCAACCCCAAAAACTGACACATTCAGTTCTCATAATAACTGTaattaaaatttgtaaataatttgttatttCAGCAAGAGACTTATATCTAGTTCAATTATACTTTGTTTTAAAGCAGAAGTGTAGCCTTtgtttatacatatatacatttttaattctatTATGAATCAAATTGATGCTCTTGAGGTAATGTCTTgattgaaagtgttttttttttgcatacgTTGCTTGCTTTGTGAAATTAAACTTTGAACAACCCTATCCCATAATACATCATACAGTTATTTCAGAtcagaacataaaaacatcatgtgtaaaacctttaaaaaaaactaccgTAACACCAAAAGACTGTAAAAATTGTGAATATAACGTCAAATATATGTGAAATATGGATAtgtttagttgatttaaatacagtgaaactgtaattttacagtgtgtgactaCATTGTAAGAGCAGGAACTActatatgtaaaaatacagattttgatatttatagatggcctttttattttttattttttttatggttaacataTAAATTATTTCCTTTTTACTAGTTATATTACTATAGttatataaattattttttaaaaatacagctgaaggtgattacagttttttttacagtgggCTGctattaaatgaaatattgtcttgtaaaaatacagatttttatttttctgtatttatttatttattcaaatattcattgatttatttagatttaccaTCTTTAGTCTTATATATACTTAATTTGtcttaaaaaataacagcaaatatctgaaaaatgaagatgttttgctgatttaaatacagtaaaataagcTGTGTATTTTGGAAAAGAATGAATCccaatttgtaaaaatgctcatctattgctaaaaaaaacagaaaactgtggAAAACCTGTAAATAAACAATAGATTATACAAAAAAGTACAACTGAACATAGTTAATCTTTCaatcattttgattttattatttctggaATTTAGTGTTTCAGTGTGCAGCACTTCAATGACCAAACCGAGTCTCCAGCTCCTCTATGGAAGCACATCC
This window harbors:
- the LOC111569421 gene encoding clarin-3, whose protein sequence is MPSTKKTLHFISSALVTAIAVGLLGYGMSAQWAVIKMDCARGGSDLYNGSADITLGLFNGILTRTSCPVFGNVDSFEVITVLMKTTDTVPAVLQGLVVCLLALCLLFSVGSILISLYNSVSNPYETYMGPSGVYAFSSLSACGGLVAVIIFALNMILTTMAETLVENFSQSIPLDLRNKRTVADVGLYLLIPYIVLSLGAIGCIYAYQSAAYTHKREQQRPTEDAPKDIMMF